The sequence below is a genomic window from Pleuronectes platessa chromosome 13, fPlePla1.1, whole genome shotgun sequence.
AAAGATCTCAAAATGGGGGATAGCCATATCCTATTGGTTCAAGTGAGCTGTCAATCTAAACTTGACCCAATCGGAGCTGGCATGGGCTGGCATGGGCTGTCCACAGCCTGCAATAGCCAACGAGGCACCTTGTTGTTGGAAAGAGCCTGCCCCTCTTCTGACGTGTAAAGGCTGAGCCAATTGCTACCGATTGCTACCGATACATGTTGCTATTTAATCCAGTTGTGTTACCCGTCCATGGAAAGGGAAAAAGGTCGCTGTGCAGTTCCTAGTTCTGTGAAGTTGTGTTGCTGGTTTTGTGGCTCCTGCCTTTGTGGTTCTGCTGTTCGATACAGTGGTTGCTGTCCTTCGGCAGGCCCTCGCGTCGCTGGTTGAAGGTTGGTAGAGTTTGGATTGGAGGAGGTTTCCCTCACTCAGTGAGTGGGAAGCTGCAACTCTTGTGCTGACAGAGGTCGGTTGCGTTGAGTTGAGGAATCGAAAAGAGGAGTTGGACAAGTCAGACTTCTCTCCTCGGCGGGATCGTAGAAAGAGAAGATGTGAGCTGGAGAAGCCTGAGGAAAAAAGGAGGGGGGAGACCTGGCCTTATACTGGCCCTGTGACCTCACTGGTCATGGGGCCCAGAGGGACCAATAGTGGTTGACACTTGTGTCTCTGGTcggttttcacacctctgtgtgatgttgaggcatcctgggagactgagttctggaGGCTCTGGTTTTCTCCAGAGCAAAGGACATGTGGCTTTAGGCTTTTGACTGCACATGTAGGCCGAACTTTGGTTCTCAAAATACCAGGTCCCAACACAGGTGACCCCTCTTACCTCAACTTGACTGGTGCAAAGTCGGTCCCAGAGTCGGATGTTGGAGAGCCTCCAGTCTTCAGAGGAGGTTGGTCCCACTAGAACGcagtctgtgggggggggggggggaagaattGATGGAACTTCAGAAAATGAGCGACGCCTTCAAATGAACAGCACTCTGACATACTGTGCAAGTTTCTGGATCAAGGATGAAGACATAATGAGGATAACTCGGAAAAATTTATGATGGAACTAAACCTCTAAATCACCATATCGTCTTCCATCCTCTCCCGTCCCTcggctgtctcacacacacagtttagttTTAAATTACTGTCAATTAAACATTTTTGTGGTTTTGACAGCTTCTCAGATTACTGGATCAATAGATTCAAAtttactctttttattttaaatgattaaaaattataatttgatcataatatataatttaatatgtAAAATCAAAACATTTAACTCAGCTTCTTGAATGTGAAGATTTCCACTGCACTTATTTTCAAAATTTTGTCAATATTGATTGTGAGcattttaaattgattaatcaattcagATATTTCTTTGGACTATTTGTTAAACTGAACAGTCAAGGGTCAGATGCATTAACGTTTAGGAACAGTCAAAATCCATATTGAATTTTTGTTTATTACCACTGATGCACACAGTTAACAAGTTAATACAATCATAATTGACATGATGCAAGTagataatataaaacataatttcacaACAGAAAATCAGAACATTAAATTACACGAGAAAATGTCAAACGTCCTCTGGTACCACCGTCTCAAAGGTGAGGGGCCTTCTTCTTTTTCCAAAAATATCTAAACTAAACAGTCATGAGCATTATGGAACCCTGTCTTGTACTATGgagctgattgattgattgattgattgattgatgattgaacTGATGAAATCAATCACTGAATAAGTTGCAGCCCTAAAAACACAGTCCCCCGACTATACACTTACTGCTTTTTCAACACAGAAACCAAATAAGCACATTAACAATTcttcaactgaaaacacaaataaagactTAAAGCCAATTTAAAGAagcaaacaatgaaaaaaaatgcTCATGTcggggattttcttttttaaaagtgcagtTACATATTTCAACTTTTGGGTTTTTCACATCATTCTGAAAAACCCAAGAAGAGCTGAAGTTTTGAATTTCATGCCACGTGTTGAAAAGGATTCATTTGGATAACCTCTGCAGCGCGGCTGAAGGTAAAGAGACATGTTAGAATGTTTCATAGAGCCAGGCTGTGACAGAGTCCAGCCTGACACATGAAAGTTGTgtgcacaacacaaaccacagggTGTGGTCCACAAAACAAAGGCGCCCTCTTGTGGTGGTGCATGTGTTTTCAGATTGCACTTGTTCTGCAAGGAGAAATGTGAAAGCTTCACCCAAGCTTCTGCAGCTTAGAGCAACGAGCAGTGAGATGCAACATGGGTCCAGATCAACAAActgaaacatcaacacaacgaCCAATGAGAGGACGTCATAGTGCCGCCCATCaggaatgattgacagctgatctctgtgtggAGCAGACACGTCACCACGatgaactttgatcaacaaacatggagacaaaagaagttaaagatttacacacagaatctaaatcactgcttttaatgactcaagtctatttgagtttacagaactcagctgtgcaTCCAGAATGATAATAAACcctaactccagcatagagaggctgagtgaatgtggtctggactctgtggaggagagtcatggtgtcagagacgctgtagaaggacagaacacctgcactgtgatccaggtacactcctactctggaggacacaggacctgacactggagtcttATTGCTGTTGTAATAGATATATCGGTTTCTACCACAATATAACatccaagatttatcattgtaTCCAAATTCACATTCATCCGagtctcctgctctgctgatattcttgtatgtgactgctacatCAACTTCTCCTATCATCCCacgcttcacctccacctcccagtaacaacgtccagtcagactctctctactcaggacctgaggcCAAACAGtaaatctgtctgggtgatcagaATAAGACTGATCTTTTCTCACACaagttacttttctgtttccctccgataataacagatttttgtttgctgtgtttggatccagtgtgatttcctgtgaatatcttaagaagtcagctctggtctctggttctggttgtggcagtaaaacatccacttgagacacaatctgtaaaatctctgtctctgtctctctcagaatgtcctgtagtcgacctctgacctgggacacagctgctgtcacgtcctcaaagttcctcagaggacggatcctgaagctggatgagtgtgtagatccactgagtggtgacagtgagaggtagttgtgtagaaactggttgtgatcctctgtgtctgagagctgcttcagttcctggtctttcctcttcagctcagtgatctcctgctccagcctctcctgaagctctctgactcgactcacttcagtttcctgctgggatctgatctgctgctgcacatcagagcttcttttctccagcagacggatcatctcagtgaagatctcctcactgtcctccacttctttatcagcagagccattgagggCCTTCTCCTcatgttgaagcagcttcatgtctttctctctgtacttgactctctgctggattgtttgtctcctcagcccgagctctctctgcctctcagtcctttctgctgcagctgacactgtgtcgtggtctttatgttcctccacagagcagagataacagatacactgctgatcagtgcggcagaacatcttcatcacctcgtcgtgacgagagcagatgttctcctggagcttctccgagggctccaccagcttgtgcttcttaaatggagctgactgaagatgaggctggaggtgtttttcacaataagaggccaaacaattcaaacaggacttgagagctttcagttttctcccagtgcagaaatcacaggccacatctccaggtccagcatagcagtgatcagcaggagcagcttggagtccagtcttcttcagctcctccactaaagcagctaacatggtgttcttcaccaggacaggcctcggtgtgaaggtctgtctacactgaggacagctgtagcttcctctctcctccccattgtcccagtggttgttaatacagctcttacagtagctgtgtccacagccagtagtcaccggatccttcagtgGATCCAGACAGATTGGACAGCAGAACGTTTCCTGCTCCAGTTGAAATTCTCTCTGAGCCATCTCACCGTCCTGGATCTCAGTTTCCCTTTAACTGACAAAAGTTGTATCAAGATCCGAACCCTGTTGTTCTCGTTGCCTCTCAGCTCCTGAACTTCATCTCACTTCACTCTCACTTCACTTATAACAGCAGCTCGGTGAAGGGGCCGGAGCAAGTTAATGTTTAGTCGTAATATAACTCGTTATCTTTGCAATGAGGAGCCAATTACAAGCTTTGCTTCCTCCCAGGATGTTCAGGGTGTGTTTTATTAACACTGATAACTTGACAAAGTCCAGGTCATTCGACAGTTCACTCAGATAAGACAGAACTTAATGACTTTCACAGGTCAAAGTTCTCCAAAGTGTAATTCCACGTGAAGccacagatctctgctccttctgctctcGTTCACTTCCTGCAGTGACGTATCTTCCACAGTGTTTCTTGTCTTTGACATCAATCATCATGACGGTGATGATcatagttttacattttatttgtgcagcGCTCAAAAGTGCTCAAATTTGGAATACCACAAGCTCCAACACAAAACTTTGTTGAAATGTGTTCAAGCATATGTTTAATGAAGaaagaacatttgaacattatcTGAGAATAAGAAGTGGAGGGAACTCCcagcaatatttattttttaaggaaACTGAAACTTATAATAAACTAGtcatcaaataaacaaaatagcTCCCTGAAGTTTCatacattaaataaaaccaGTACAACTTTGTCCTGAAACTTGAGTTTGACCAGTACTCCCAGTTCAGCAGCACCACATTGTGCAGAAAGCAGAGTTGCACAGCCAGTTTATTGAGGACAAACatttttgcaacacttcctgttacctacctgtttcaaaataaaaacactccgGTGTTTCTGGTGACTGAAAATTCcaagacacaggagacacaggttgcttttaaatatagtttGTATTTTTACTCAACACAAAACAGTATTTCAACtagtcaacaaaaataaatactcagTTATTGTATATTTTCCACTTCAGTTATATAATTTCATTCATTAACATGATTTCAGTTCatgcagtaaaaatacaaactatatttaaaagcaacCTGTGTCTTGGAATTTACACATTGGGCTCCAACCATACCTATATTTTGGGCACTGGTTACAATTTGGCAATCTAGCCAGGAGCCTGAAGGTGTGAATGCCGACATTAGGAttcataaattaattaatattataTCACAATGGATTTTGTTAAACAGTCAGGGGTTGATATTTCCTGTACTGTTATTGGTGTCACTCATACTGAAACAGATGAGGAAATTCTTGATTGTTTAGAGATATGGGTTTATTAAGAACGTTGTTACTGTTGATGATTCCACTAGTAAGTATTATAAAAACCTGATCGTTGAATTTTCACACCGCTCAGCGTTAGACGGGTGAGAACCACTGCTGCCATACAATTATCCCTCACCCACTGTGCCAGATGTCACCTACCATGTGAAAGCTACAGAGCTACAACAGAATACCTAACTGCAATGAAGAAAATAGCCAATCACAGTGGAAAACCTTTTGCAGAAATCTTGAAAGAAATGATGAGTCAAATAAGTGAAGAAGTGGAGGAGCAAGGAAGTGATGATGGAGACATTAATCAAGTACTTGACTTGGCAGCTCCCTTGCCTGACTAGCAGGAGCCGCTGTCTCCCTCAAACCCTGTATTTACCCGAAGGCCAGTTTCCCTTTCCAGACATGATTTAAATCCACCAGAAATATAGAGAGTGGTGGTGGAACACATTGTGAGAAAGGATGATATCAGCTCCTACTCTCTGGTTCCTTTCAGACTGCGTGCGTTCTCAGGGAAGTGTCCTAAGCCCAGTAGTGAAGCAGATTTTGAAACATGGTGATCGCACATTGAATTTCTCCTGGCGGATCCGAGTCTTTCTGCCTTAAACGTGACCAGGCGAATCCTTGAAAGTTTGCTGTCCCCTGCAGCCGATGTGGTTAAAGGGTTTGGTCCTGAAGCCTTACCTGCCAGGTACTTGCAGGTTCTGGACTCGGCCTTTGCTACTGTGCAGGATGGGGAGGAGCTCTTTGCTCAGTTCCTAAACACTCTTCAGGACTCTGGGGAAAGACCCTCTTCATACCTCCAGCGACTGCAGCTCAACTTGACTTCTGTAGTAAAAAGGGGAGGCATCCTTTCCAGtgaaatagaaaagcacttACTAAAAGAATTCTGTCGGGATAATTCGGTGATAACTAATTTACAACTGGAGCAGAAGAAAGACAATCCCCCGTCTTTCTCTGAACTCTTGTTCTTGTTGCGTACAGAGGAGGACCGAATGAAGAAGCAAATCAGCTCATCCAAGCAGCGAGTGCAAGTGCAGTCACAAACCGCTTGCACTAGTGGTGCAAATCAGAGAATGACTTAAGTGGAATCGATGATCTTAGAAAGCAAATGAATAAGCTACAGAGGCAACTAACATCTTTGCTTTCTCAGAAAACCCAGCTCAGCCCGAAGCATTATCCACGACAAGTTGAGGCCGCAAAGTCTCAACCTGTGAGTACAACCTGGATCCCACAATCAACGGACCGAGACCATGGTACTGTTTCAAGTGTGGTGAGGATGGCCTATTTGTTACATTATGCAGTAATGCAGCCAACCCGACTCTAGTGATGGAGAAACGGAAGCAGTTACAACAAAAGCAACAGATGTGGGACTCAAAGGACCTTGCAAGTAAGCAATCAACCAATATCAGTCTCTGCAATGGGACAACCGGGGGCTGCAGTAGATCATTGTCCCACAAAATGGCCTCACCCTTTGCCAGCACCACAGCCAAGTTCCTGCTGGTTACCAAAAGGACTCATCGGTACCAAAAGCACAGCCTATGTGACTATAAAAGGAACAAGATTAAATTTCCTACTGGATACAGGTTCCCAGGTAACTACAGTTCCCCATTCATTCTACTGCAGTTTCCTATCTAACCAAGAAATTAAACCCATAACTGACATTCTTGAAGTGGAGGGAGCTAATGGTCAAGCTGTACCATACATGGGCTATATTGAGCTTGATGTACAATTTCCCTCTGAATTCCCTGGTAAAGAAATTAACATAAATACTCATGCTTTCCTGATGTCAAAACGTCTTTATCACTTTTGCTTATTGGCACCAACACACTTGACCTACTGTAATATAAATACCTAGAAGATAAGCTGCCAATTAATTATCCACTTCCTTCTAGATACAGAGCAGTACTCAAGATCCTTGAACTCAGACATAAACAGGCTAGCAATGGCCATGACGGCATTGTCCGAATGCATGAAGTAAACCCACAAACGATTCCAGCAGGAAAAACTGTGGTCTTGGAAGGAATTGCCATTAAATCACTCTTTACAGTCAGAGAAATCGGTCATCATCGAGCAACCCTCCACTTTTCCATTACCCGGCGGATTAACTGTTAAAGCATGTCTCATTAACCCAATATACAGCCATGCTAGTTACctgttattataaataataaatcaacgCATAAATATTGTCGTTCCCGCTAAATCTGCTGTTGCAGAGTTgaatttaattcaaaatatCATCTCAAAGGAACAAAGTGTTACTCCTTTAGTTCCAGCCTATGCATCAGACTTTGAAACCACAAAGACTAAGTTTAATTTTGGTGACTCACCACTCTCATCTGAATGGAAAGATCGCTTTATAACAAACCAACCAGTATTTCAGAAGTCTTCGCAAAAGATGATCTTGATTTCGGCAGACAAAGTAACGCACCAGATCAAACTTTCTGATGAATCTCCATTCAAGCCCAGACCCA
It includes:
- the LOC128454758 gene encoding tripartite motif-containing protein 16-like; amino-acid sequence: MAQREFQLEQETFCCPICLDPLKDPVTTGCGHSYCKSCINNHWDNGEERGSYSCPQCRQTFTPRPVLVKNTMLAALVEELKKTGLQAAPADHCYAGPGDVACDFCTGRKLKALKSCLNCLASYCEKHLQPHLQSAPFKKHKLVEPSEKLQENICSRHDEVMKMFCRTDQQCICYLCSVEEHKDHDTVSAAAERTERQRELGLRRQTIQQRVKYREKDMKLLQHEEKALNGSADKEVEDSEEIFTEMIRLLEKRSSDVQQQIRSQQETEVSRVRELQERLEQEITELKRKDQELKQLSDTEDHNQFLHNYLSLSPLSGSTHSSSFRIRPLRNFEDVTAAVSQVRGRLQDILRETETEILQIVSQVDVLLPQPEPETRADFLRYSQEITLDPNTANKNLLLSEGNRKVTCVRKDQSYSDHPDRFTVWPQVLSRESLTGRCYWEVEVEVGAAVGVAVAYKNISRAGDSLECEFGCNDKSWSLYCCRNSNIYFYNNIYTPVSGPVSSRVGVYLDHSAGVLSFYSVSDTMTLLHRVQTTFTQPLYAGVRVWPESTAEFCKLKKTGVIIKQ